A section of the Cherax quadricarinatus isolate ZL_2023a chromosome 97, ASM3850222v1, whole genome shotgun sequence genome encodes:
- the LOC128705019 gene encoding ribitol 5-phosphate transferase FKRP: MVGVRKARSVLLFFILFISIVVVRHIGHRLSLKEEVKAETSPVIKNPLEDLVVIIREFESFDNDVRETVESVLSACGNACKVLVVSDETVYPPLHLPRQIASVVLTPGLLRHRPNIQSFLANAKYVLLLPDGARCSSPAQLVDLIHLLNTGDSQVVAVGVGGSALTCHRYTLDIQAWTLTIAPAPQSEACDAVSGRAALLMQASSLVQLTHPLARPVTLSIGIQGAARTWKVHVSRGGLLGEGRQLYATDHLKWKCETYEEERKRSLYSALGVKKVVSTGGNVLWYGCTRTTPRCFPTVVDDTPDYLYLGRWTPPCCLEGLRATARHVFQTLRACRARWWLEGGSLLGAVRIGDIIPWDYDVDVGIYSQDVDRCPQLKAARWQTLEDTEGFVWQRASEGGYFRVHYSTANHLHVDVFPFTPRGGTMTRGGAWNTGHRQDIDFPEHFLRPLASVNFAGVMASAPNNVRDFLELKFGVGVIESPQYPNPEVHLPHNITLTHR; encoded by the coding sequence ATGGTGGGCGTGAGGAAGGCACGTAGTGTTCTtctgttttttatattatttatttccattgtggttgtACGTCATATTGGCCACAGATTGTCACTTAAAGAGGAAGTCAAAGCGGAAACGTCTCCGGTTATCAAGAATCCACTCGAAGATTTGGTTGTGATAATAAGAGAGTTTGAAAGTTTTGATAATGATGTTCGTGAAACCGTTGAATCTGTGTTGAGTGCGTGTGGGAATGCGTGTAAGGTACTAGTGGTGAGTGATGAAACTGTTTACCCTCCTTTGCACTTACCACGGCAAATTGCATCAGTGGTTCTGACTCCAGGTTTACTCCGGCATCGTCCTAATATTCAGAGTTTTTTAGCCAATGCGAAATATGTTTTACTGTTGCCAGATGGCGCCAGATGTTCATCACCTGCACAGTTAGTGGATCTGATACATTTGTTAAATACCGGAGATTCAcaggttgttgctgtgggtgtaggCGGTTCAGCTCTAACATGCCACCGCTATACTCTCGACATTCAAGCTTGGACACTGACAATAGCTCCTGCCCCTCAGAGTGAAGCTTGTGACGCAGTCAGCGGACGTGCAGCATTGCTAATGCAAGCTAGCAGTCTTGTGCAGCTGACTCATCCTCTGGCACGCCCTGTGACCCTCAGTATTGGCATTCAGGGTGCCGCACGCACTTGGAAAGTCCACGTTAGTCGAGGTGGTCTGCTTGGAGAAGGTCGGCAGCTTTATGCCACTGATCACCTGAAGTGGAAGTGCGAGACATATGAGGAGGAACGAAAGCGTTCTCTTTATTCTGCATTGGGTGTTAAAAAAGTGGTGAGCACAGGTGGCAATGTACTCTGGTATGGATGCACTCGTACAACTCCTCGTTGTTTTCCCACTGTGGTGGACGATACACCGGACTACCTCTACCTAGGACGCTGGACACCGCCATGTTGTCTAGAAGGTTTAAGAGCCACAGCTCGACATGTCTTCCAGACACTGAGAGCTTGTCGAGCACGGTGGTGGCTCGAGGGAGGCTCCTTGTTAGGTGCTGTTCGCATTGGAGATATTATACCCTGGGATTATGATGTCGATGTTGGTATTTACTCGCAAGATGTTGATCGTTGTCCGCAACTTAAAGCTGCACGTTGGCAGACCctggaagatactgaaggttttGTGTGGCAAAGAGCATCTGAAGGAGGGTATTTCAGAGTGCACTACAGCACCGCTAACCACTTGCATGTTGATGTGTTCCCCTTCACCCCACGTGGTGGTACTATGACTCGAGGTGGTGCTTGGAACACAGGCCACCGCCAGGATATAGATTTTCCCGAGCATTTCTTGCGGCCTCTTGCTTCGGTAAATTTTGCCGGAGTCATGGCTTCAGCGCCAAACAATGTTCGAGACTTTTTGGAACTCAAATTTGGTGTAGGAGTTATTGAAAGTCCTCAGTATCCCAACCCTGAAGTTCATCTtccacacaatataacactaactcaCAGGTGA